The genomic DNA GGTTGTCATGCTTCATCGCCGTCGCGGAAGAACTGCACTTCGGCCGGGCGGCCGAGCGCCTGCACATGACGCAGCCGCCGCTGAGCAGGCAGATCCAGCAGCTCGAAGCCGAACTCGGCGTCCAGCTCATCGACCGCACCACCAGGACGGTCACGCTGACGCCCGCCGGCGTCGCGTTCCTGCCCGACGCGCGGCGGATCCTGCAGCTCGCCGAGGGGGCGGCGCAGACCGTGAAGCGGGTTCCCGCAGGCGATCTGGGCACCGTGGTCGTGGGGTTCACCGCGGCGTCCGCGCACGCCGTGCTGCCGCGGCTGCTCGAGGCGGCCCGCGCGAAGCTGCCCGACGTCAAGCTCGACCTGCGCGAGATGGTCACCGCCGCCCAGATCGAAGGTCTGGTCACCGGCGAGCTGGACCTCGGCATGGCGCGGCCACCGCTGAAGCGGCCCGGACTGGTGTCGCGTCCGCTGCTGCACGAGCAGCTGATCGCCGCGCTGCCGAAGGGCCACCCGCTGACCGAACTGGGCAGGCAGCTGACGCTCAACGACCTCGACGGCCAGGACGTCGTCATGTACTCGCCCGTGCAGGCCCGCTACTTCAACGAACTCCTGATCAGCACGTTCACCATCGCGGGCGCGACGCCGCGGTACGTGCAGACCGTCACGCAGGTCCACACCATGCTGGTGCTGGTCCGCTCGGGCATCGGCATCGCGCTGGT from Mycolicibacterium arabiense includes the following:
- a CDS encoding LysR substrate-binding domain-containing protein, which gives rise to MFSLARLSCFIAVAEELHFGRAAERLHMTQPPLSRQIQQLEAELGVQLIDRTTRTVTLTPAGVAFLPDARRILQLAEGAAQTVKRVPAGDLGTVVVGFTAASAHAVLPRLLEAARAKLPDVKLDLREMVTAAQIEGLVTGELDLGMARPPLKRPGLVSRPLLHEQLIAALPKGHPLTELGRQLTLNDLDGQDVVMYSPVQARYFNELLISTFTIAGATPRYVQTVTQVHTMLVLVRSGIGIALVPASAATLHPEGVEFRSIGAFRERPVELDAVWRSDSTNPALIRLLRDVLPQREWTTDDLVDEFVGN